The following are from one region of the Ignavibacteriales bacterium genome:
- the rplM gene encoding 50S ribosomal protein L13 has translation MTRFIRTEDANKNWFIVDAKDQVLGRLAAKVARVIRGKEKVIFTPNADTGDYVIIINADKIQLTGKRPTLKTYFHYSGYPGGGKIRSFSNLVGSNPQFVIEHAVKGMLPKSRLGKKLIKKLKVYSGETHPHEAQKPELLSI, from the coding sequence ATGACAAGGTTTATTAGAACCGAAGATGCTAACAAGAATTGGTTTATTGTTGATGCTAAGGATCAGGTTCTTGGAAGATTGGCTGCAAAAGTAGCCAGAGTAATTAGAGGAAAAGAGAAAGTTATATTTACACCTAATGCCGATACTGGTGATTATGTGATTATTATAAATGCTGATAAGATCCAGTTAACTGGAAAACGACCAACACTAAAAACTTATTTCCATTATTCTGGTTACCCAGGTGGTGGAAAAATAAGAAGCTTTTCCAACCTTGTTGGTTCAAATCCACAATTTGTTATAGAACATGCCGTTAAAGGTATGTTACCTAAAAGCAGATTAGGGAAAAAACTTATTAAAAAATTAAAAGTATATTCTGGCGAAACTCATCCACACGAAGCCCAGAAACCAGAATTATTAAGTATTTAA
- the rpsI gene encoding 30S ribosomal protein S9, protein MIDKIFVGRRKSSVARVILRAGDGKFIINDREFEQAFPLQTHRDDIISPLRVTDTFGKYDVIVNVRGGGYTGQSQAIRLGIARALEDSNPDFRTNLKSEGYLTRDPRMVERKKYGRPKARKRFQFSKR, encoded by the coding sequence ATGATAGATAAAATTTTTGTTGGTAGAAGAAAAAGTTCTGTAGCTCGTGTAATACTTAGAGCAGGCGATGGAAAATTTATTATAAACGATAGAGAATTTGAACAAGCTTTTCCCTTACAAACTCATCGGGATGACATTATTTCTCCATTAAGAGTAACAGATACCTTTGGCAAATATGATGTAATTGTAAATGTGAGAGGTGGAGGATACACTGGTCAATCTCAAGCAATTAGATTAGGTATTGCCCGTGCATTGGAAGATAGCAATCCTGATTTCAGAACAAATTTGAAATCTGAAGGTTATTTAACAAGAGATCCTCGTATGGTTGAAAGAAAGAAATACGGAAGACCTAAAGCGAGAAAAAGATTCCAATTCTCTAAGAGATAA
- the rpsB gene encoding 30S ribosomal protein S2 — translation MKKLELTELIEAGAHFGHLTRRWNPKMKPYIFMEKNGIHIIDLKKTKTLLTDAAQKLSDVVAEGKRVLFVGTKKQAKHIISVEAKRCEQNWVSERWLGGMLTNFSTIRKSVKRLTNIDKMENDGTFEKITKKERLFLTREKDKLRKVLDGVETMTKLPGALFIVDIKKESIAVAEAKRLNIPVFAIVDTNCDPDLIDYIVPANDDAVKTIDVISKVMADAVVDGLGRAKEVRALEVAEKERQKKERDDEEKLVKEARAAKKVQAKELAQKAIEQSALEKAAQEKAAQEKAAQDKAAQDKAAQDKAENKETEKK, via the coding sequence ATGAAAAAACTAGAACTCACCGAACTTATTGAAGCGGGTGCTCATTTTGGGCACTTAACACGTCGTTGGAATCCTAAGATGAAACCATATATTTTTATGGAGAAAAATGGGATTCACATCATCGATCTTAAAAAAACAAAAACACTTTTAACTGATGCTGCACAGAAATTATCCGATGTTGTTGCTGAAGGAAAAAGAGTTTTATTTGTTGGAACGAAGAAGCAAGCTAAACATATTATTTCAGTTGAAGCTAAACGCTGTGAACAGAACTGGGTTAGTGAAAGATGGTTAGGCGGAATGCTTACTAACTTTTCCACTATACGCAAAAGTGTAAAGCGATTAACCAATATCGATAAAATGGAAAATGATGGAACATTCGAAAAGATTACTAAGAAAGAAAGATTGTTCCTTACAAGAGAAAAAGATAAACTAAGAAAAGTTCTGGATGGCGTAGAAACAATGACAAAACTTCCAGGTGCTTTGTTTATAGTTGATATTAAAAAAGAATCTATTGCAGTTGCAGAAGCAAAACGTCTTAATATTCCTGTCTTTGCGATTGTAGATACTAACTGCGATCCTGATTTGATTGATTATATTGTTCCTGCAAATGATGATGCGGTAAAAACAATTGATGTAATTTCTAAAGTAATGGCTGATGCTGTTGTTGATGGTTTAGGAAGAGCAAAAGAAGTGCGCGCCCTGGAAGTTGCTGAAAAAGAAAGACAAAAAAAAGAACGGGATGATGAAGAAAAATTAGTAAAAGAAGCAAGAGCTGCAAAAAAAGTACAAGCTAAAGAATTAGCTCAAAAAGCAATTGAACAATCTGCCCTGGAAAAAGCAGCTCAGGAAAAAGCAGCTCAGGAAAAAGCAGCTCAGGATAAAGCAGCTCAGGATAAAGCAGCTCAGGATAAAGCAGAAAATAAAGAAACAGAAAAAAAATAA
- the tsf gene encoding translation elongation factor Ts: MAISAEQVKLLRDKTGAGMMDCKKALTEADGDFDKAIDVLRKKGAAVATKRAERTTNEGIVLTNISEDKKTAYMVEVNCETDFVAKSDDFIHFANLALEAIINHQPKNVEELLALTQNGKVINQELESLIGKIGEKIAVSRFIIENSKNGALVDYIHHGSKLGVLVRVDEIANEGLDEMHNIEKDVAMQVAAMKPFFVYREEVPKDVIDKEIDIYKELSRKEGKPEQLLEKIAVGKLNKYYQENCLFEQAFIKDNTKTISDLFKEFNKKYSSNAKLVLFHRYHLSDEKK, from the coding sequence ATGGCGATTAGTGCAGAACAAGTAAAATTATTAAGAGATAAAACTGGCGCAGGTATGATGGACTGTAAAAAAGCCCTTACCGAAGCTGATGGTGATTTTGATAAAGCGATTGATGTCTTACGAAAAAAAGGCGCTGCTGTTGCTACAAAAAGAGCAGAAAGAACTACTAATGAAGGAATTGTACTTACCAATATTTCAGAAGATAAAAAAACTGCTTATATGGTTGAAGTAAATTGCGAAACTGATTTCGTTGCTAAAAGCGATGACTTTATTCATTTTGCAAATTTAGCTCTTGAAGCAATTATTAACCATCAACCAAAAAATGTTGAAGAATTACTTGCATTAACTCAGAATGGAAAAGTGATTAATCAGGAATTGGAAAGTTTAATTGGAAAGATTGGGGAGAAGATCGCTGTTTCCAGATTCATAATTGAAAATTCTAAGAATGGAGCTTTAGTTGATTACATTCATCATGGTTCTAAACTTGGTGTTTTAGTACGCGTAGATGAAATTGCTAATGAGGGACTTGATGAAATGCATAACATCGAAAAAGATGTTGCAATGCAAGTTGCCGCAATGAAACCATTTTTTGTTTACCGGGAAGAAGTTCCAAAAGATGTTATTGATAAAGAAATTGACATTTATAAAGAGCTATCTAGAAAAGAAGGTAAGCCAGAACAATTACTTGAGAAAATAGCTGTTGGAAAACTAAATAAATACTACCAGGAAAATTGCTTATTCGAGCAGGCATTTATTAAGGATAACACCAAAACAATCAGTGATCTGTTTAAGGAATTCAACAAAAAATATTCTTCCAACGCAAAGCTGGTTCTCTTCCACAGGTATCATCTTAGTGACGAGAAAAAATAA
- the pyrH gene encoding UMP kinase encodes MTQLKYKRLLLKLSGESLMGKRGHGIDPDVLDFYSTEIKKVHQIGVQVGIVIGGGNIYRGLNAGEQGIDRVTGDQMGMIATVINSLALQNACEHKEMFTRLLSAIHMEEIAEPYIRRRAIRHLEKGRIVIFGAGTGHPYFSTDTAAALRAVEIEAEVILKGTRVDGIFDSDPEKNPNAIKYDQIPYLDVLKKRLGIMDLTAISLCQENNLPIVVFNMNKPDNLLKLVMGENNGTKVGNF; translated from the coding sequence ATGACACAACTAAAATATAAACGACTTCTTCTAAAACTCAGTGGTGAATCATTGATGGGTAAACGCGGACACGGGATTGATCCGGATGTCCTCGATTTTTATTCAACTGAAATAAAAAAAGTTCACCAGATTGGCGTGCAGGTTGGGATTGTAATTGGAGGCGGGAACATTTATAGAGGGCTAAATGCTGGCGAACAGGGTATAGACCGAGTAACAGGTGATCAAATGGGAATGATTGCAACTGTTATAAATTCACTTGCTTTGCAAAACGCCTGCGAACACAAAGAAATGTTTACCAGACTTTTAAGTGCAATTCATATGGAAGAGATAGCAGAACCATACATAAGACGCCGAGCTATCAGACATCTTGAAAAAGGAAGAATAGTAATCTTTGGTGCAGGAACCGGACATCCATATTTTAGTACGGATACCGCAGCAGCTTTAAGAGCAGTTGAAATTGAAGCAGAAGTTATTTTAAAAGGAACCCGCGTAGATGGTATATTTGATTCAGATCCGGAAAAAAATCCAAACGCAATAAAGTATGATCAGATTCCTTATTTGGATGTTTTAAAAAAACGATTAGGAATAATGGATTTAACAGCAATCAGTCTTTGCCAAGAAAATAATCTTCCAATTGTAGTTTTCAATATGAATAAACCCGACAACTTATTAAAGTTAGTAATGGGAGAAAATAATGGAACTAAAGTTGGGAATTTCTAA
- the frr gene encoding ribosome recycling factor — MNPSIKDASHRMDKSIEAFRGEIAKIRTGKATTALLDGIKVDYYGTPTPLKQVGNLSVLDVHTLAITPWDKTLVPIIDKAILSADLGLNPLSDGTNIKIPIPALTEERRKDMVKLIKKMGEDAKIAIRNVRRDANEHLKRQEKEKKITEDELKEAEKETQKLTDDHITNIDEIIKHKEKEIMEV, encoded by the coding sequence ATGAATCCAAGTATTAAAGATGCGAGCCATAGAATGGATAAATCAATTGAAGCTTTCCGGGGTGAAATTGCCAAGATACGAACAGGTAAAGCAACAACGGCTTTGCTTGATGGAATAAAGGTAGATTATTATGGAACTCCAACTCCGCTAAAACAGGTTGGTAACCTATCTGTGCTTGATGTTCATACACTTGCAATTACTCCATGGGATAAAACCTTAGTGCCAATAATTGATAAGGCAATCCTTAGTGCTGATCTAGGTTTAAATCCTCTTAGTGATGGTACAAATATTAAAATTCCCATACCTGCCCTAACCGAAGAAAGAAGAAAAGATATGGTAAAATTAATTAAGAAGATGGGAGAAGATGCTAAGATTGCTATTAGAAACGTTAGAAGAGATGCAAACGAGCATCTGAAGAGGCAGGAAAAGGAAAAGAAAATTACCGAAGATGAATTGAAAGAAGCAGAAAAGGAAACTCAAAAACTTACCGATGATCATATTACAAACATCGATGAAATTATTAAGCATAAAGAAAAAGAAATAATGGAAGTTTAG
- a CDS encoding phosphate acyltransferase yields MVHKAQKNPQRIVYSEGEEEKIIRAAHAVYDDNIGHPILLGDDTIIKTKIASLGYDLEEFIIVNPLQSEKFNIYANEFFASRQRKGCSVRLAKELMRQSNYFGSMMVKMGDADTLIGGLTTFYPETIRPALQCIGVRDGFKVVSGLYIVITKKDVYFFADCTVNVNPNAAQLAEIAIAAADTVKQFDIEPRTAMLSFSNFGSAPYPESIKVKEAVQIVQRLRPDLKIDGEMQADAAVVSQILENDFPFNKIKGKVNVLIFPDLNSGNIAYKLMARIGEATVVGPIIMGMNKSVHVLQRGATVDDIINLSAIAVVDAHHKSK; encoded by the coding sequence ATGGTTCATAAAGCTCAAAAAAATCCACAGAGAATTGTTTATAGTGAAGGTGAAGAAGAAAAAATCATAAGAGCAGCTCATGCAGTTTATGATGATAACATTGGTCATCCAATTCTTCTTGGTGACGATACGATAATTAAAACGAAAATTGCTTCTCTTGGATATGACCTGGAAGAATTTATAATTGTTAATCCTCTCCAATCTGAAAAATTTAATATCTACGCTAATGAATTTTTTGCTTCACGACAGCGGAAAGGATGTTCAGTAAGACTGGCAAAAGAATTAATGCGACAGTCAAATTATTTTGGATCGATGATGGTGAAGATGGGCGACGCAGATACCTTAATCGGCGGTTTAACCACATTTTACCCTGAAACTATCCGACCTGCATTACAGTGCATCGGAGTAAGAGATGGTTTTAAAGTGGTTTCTGGTTTATATATTGTAATTACAAAAAAAGATGTTTATTTCTTTGCTGATTGTACGGTTAATGTTAATCCTAATGCTGCACAGTTAGCAGAAATTGCAATTGCTGCCGCAGACACGGTAAAACAATTTGATATTGAACCCCGGACAGCCATGCTTTCCTTTAGCAATTTTGGAAGCGCACCATATCCGGAATCCATAAAAGTAAAAGAAGCAGTACAAATTGTGCAAAGGTTAAGACCAGACTTAAAAATTGATGGTGAGATGCAAGCTGATGCTGCTGTTGTTTCGCAAATACTGGAAAACGATTTTCCATTCAACAAAATTAAGGGAAAAGTTAATGTTCTGATATTCCCGGATTTGAATTCTGGTAATATTGCTTATAAGCTGATGGCAAGAATTGGAGAAGCAACAGTTGTTGGTCCAATCATAATGGGGATGAATAAATCTGTCCACGTTTTACAGCGCGGTGCCACAGTTGATGATATAATTAATCTATCGGCAATTGCTGTTGTAGATGCGCACCACAAATCAAAATAA
- a CDS encoding L,D-transpeptidase produces MFKNVLYFIGSIVVFIAGMIAYGVILKVSEPSMPEAMVSKGLRYLVNVSIHIDRKKFKLDLYSDTILVKSYSAVFGRNSSSHKTFTNDDTTPIGRYQICSIDTFYKYHKLFRLNYPNQKDAAEALSMKLISKNEYDKMVTEIEIGDCPQIKDEKLIIGIHGIGKLNYIFKNLPFVYNWTNGSIAVSNEDIDELYSAIKVGTDVIIKN; encoded by the coding sequence TTGTTTAAAAACGTATTATATTTTATAGGAAGCATCGTAGTTTTTATCGCAGGAATGATTGCCTATGGTGTTATTCTGAAAGTAAGTGAGCCATCTATGCCAGAAGCTATGGTCTCTAAAGGATTACGTTATCTGGTAAATGTTTCTATTCATATTGATAGAAAAAAATTCAAGCTTGATCTGTATTCGGACACTATTTTAGTAAAATCATATAGCGCTGTTTTTGGAAGAAATAGTTCATCGCATAAAACTTTTACAAATGATGATACAACCCCAATTGGCAGATATCAGATTTGCAGTATTGATACTTTTTATAAATATCACAAATTGTTTAGATTAAATTATCCAAACCAGAAGGATGCAGCAGAAGCACTATCAATGAAATTGATTTCCAAGAATGAATATGATAAAATGGTAACCGAAATTGAAATTGGAGATTGCCCTCAAATTAAAGATGAAAAATTGATAATTGGAATTCACGGAATTGGTAAGTTAAATTATATTTTTAAAAATCTGCCATTTGTTTACAATTGGACTAACGGTTCCATTGCAGTAAGCAATGAAGACATTGACGAACTATATTCAGCAATAAAAGTAGGTACAGATGTTATCATCAAAAATTAG
- a CDS encoding BamA/TamA family outer membrane protein: MPYRIKLLFIFAFFLTANIFAQEPENFELVSIQFHGNNSLSTSDLTGVIASRSTPNWFYIFLHSIWKNIGKPATYFDSTKIPEDVKALESYYRDNGFFEVKVIPKYYIDKPAKEATIVFHIDENEQFKISSFVVRGLRNLPDEFKERINNDITIDTNDVYSKETIEKNRETILTFLLDHGYMLAQKFPPQILIDTSKKTVSPRIRFSPGIRYKIKEVRVGKTGPGKDDVQDTLLKKLVAILPGDYYSLENINKGQIRLYRTSLFSSVLVNTVLSDTVGNQVPLNINSDIGMLNEFSPEIILNNQASAFNLGLGLSYTKKNFLGDARNFTIGASFAVQDIFNVNYAKIPNFIAMSDTSILGYLDARIAIDQPYLFGDPIRSKLELYSTINKQKEYKSTSLGSKISLDFELPKFVYFTAFQLYYDIDRSKYSFNSDYIKRILESIVKNVRQDIVDSLTNNLGSAGKRDFTTSIIGFDLYANKSNDLLFPSNGYSLFVTLQEANFLPALLDKWFNSKFQPKAQFYKIVVQGTLFPHIYKSNLSSFGMKLKIGYIHTYKGLSSDIPFNSRFTSGGSNSVRGWRARELVPLSNSYSVYDLTVQNFLDKYLNKIPIGGTFQLEGSIETRNRLIGPIGSALFLDFGNTWDGYKQFRFDKIAVAVGFGLRFYSSFAPIRVDFGFKAYDPFDGKTFFEKFKNSSVFNNIEFHLGIGEAF; this comes from the coding sequence TTGCCATACAGGATAAAGCTGCTTTTTATATTTGCATTTTTCCTTACAGCAAATATTTTTGCCCAGGAACCAGAAAATTTTGAACTGGTAAGCATTCAATTTCATGGTAATAATTCTCTTTCTACTTCCGATCTTACCGGGGTAATTGCTTCCCGTTCTACACCAAATTGGTTTTATATTTTTTTACATAGCATTTGGAAAAATATCGGTAAACCTGCCACTTATTTTGATTCAACTAAAATTCCGGAAGATGTAAAAGCACTGGAAAGTTATTACCGGGATAATGGATTTTTTGAAGTAAAAGTTATTCCGAAATATTACATCGATAAACCGGCTAAGGAAGCAACAATCGTTTTCCACATTGATGAAAACGAGCAATTTAAGATTAGTAGTTTTGTTGTACGGGGATTGAGGAATCTTCCAGATGAATTTAAAGAAAGGATAAACAATGATATTACGATTGATACAAATGACGTTTACTCTAAAGAAACGATTGAAAAAAATAGAGAAACTATATTAACTTTTCTGCTTGATCATGGTTATATGCTTGCGCAAAAATTTCCACCTCAAATATTAATTGATACTTCAAAAAAAACTGTTTCTCCAAGAATTAGATTTAGTCCAGGAATCAGATACAAGATCAAAGAAGTAAGAGTAGGTAAAACAGGTCCGGGTAAGGATGATGTTCAGGATACATTATTGAAAAAACTTGTTGCAATTTTACCTGGAGATTATTACAGCCTTGAAAATATAAATAAAGGTCAAATCAGACTTTATCGAACAAGTTTATTCTCTTCTGTTCTTGTTAATACTGTGCTGTCAGATACTGTTGGAAATCAGGTACCTCTTAATATCAACAGTGATATTGGAATGTTAAATGAATTTTCTCCAGAAATTATTTTGAATAACCAGGCGAGCGCTTTTAATTTAGGTTTAGGTTTATCTTATACAAAGAAAAATTTTCTTGGCGATGCACGTAATTTTACAATCGGAGCAAGTTTTGCTGTTCAGGATATTTTTAACGTAAATTATGCAAAAATTCCAAATTTCATCGCCATGAGTGATACTTCAATTTTAGGTTATTTAGATGCAAGAATAGCAATTGATCAACCATATCTTTTTGGAGATCCGATAAGATCGAAACTTGAATTATATTCAACAATCAATAAACAAAAAGAATATAAGTCAACTTCTCTTGGTTCAAAAATAAGTCTGGATTTTGAACTACCAAAGTTTGTTTACTTTACTGCCTTCCAGCTTTATTACGATATCGACAGATCAAAATACAGTTTTAACAGTGATTATATAAAGCGAATATTGGAGAGTATTGTTAAAAATGTTCGCCAGGATATTGTTGATTCTTTGACTAACAATCTGGGTTCAGCAGGTAAAAGAGATTTTACTACTTCAATAATAGGATTTGATTTATATGCCAATAAATCAAACGATCTGCTTTTTCCATCAAATGGATATTCTCTTTTTGTTACCTTACAAGAAGCTAACTTTCTCCCTGCTTTATTAGATAAATGGTTCAATAGTAAATTCCAGCCTAAAGCACAGTTTTATAAAATTGTAGTACAGGGAACTTTGTTCCCTCACATATACAAGTCAAACCTTTCCTCATTTGGGATGAAATTGAAAATTGGATATATACATACTTACAAGGGTTTATCTTCAGACATTCCATTTAACTCACGTTTTACTTCCGGTGGAAGCAACTCGGTTAGAGGTTGGAGAGCGCGGGAATTAGTCCCACTTTCCAATTCATATAGCGTTTATGATTTAACGGTGCAGAATTTTTTAGATAAATATCTGAACAAAATTCCAATTGGTGGAACGTTCCAGCTCGAAGGTTCAATAGAAACCAGAAACCGATTGATCGGTCCGATAGGAAGCGCACTATTTCTTGATTTTGGAAACACGTGGGATGGGTATAAACAATTCCGATTTGATAAAATTGCTGTGGCGGTTGGATTTGGTTTAAGATTTTATTCCTCATTCGCACCAATACGTGTGGATTTCGGATTCAAAGCCTATGATCCATTTGACGGAAAAACATTTTTCGAAAAATTTAAAAATTCATCTGTCTTCAATAATATAGAATTCCATCTTGGTATTGGAGAAGCGTTTTAA
- a CDS encoding alpha/beta hydrolase yields the protein MKCKVISLFLIVVGISSSSFGQKEFISVNGKKVEIFTSSLENNQNGKPVIVFENGMASKYGSWETVINEVSKTSAVFSYNRPRIGESENDSLPPTTEHIVSNLRKMLSENGLNPPYLLVSHSFGGAYIRSFASYYPDEIAGLIFVDPIDFTKKKGDGDLPYLEIGLKQHQIDSMFAKPYDNFIKKLYAEMPNFYVEEVKISRQLTKTEFEECNRNPLPDVPVHFIKAGGYPTTPDDRGVTSFDKVKLFRIDNNLKMKRWMALLDPLKYGKFFYCSNSGHSVQTDDPETVISSIKLALIDYDRIQKEKANDHK from the coding sequence ATGAAGTGTAAAGTTATCTCACTATTTTTAATAGTTGTAGGCATCAGTAGTTCCAGTTTTGGACAAAAAGAATTCATCAGTGTGAATGGAAAGAAGGTTGAAATATTCACATCGAGTTTAGAGAACAACCAGAACGGGAAACCTGTAATCGTTTTCGAAAATGGAATGGCAAGTAAATATGGTAGCTGGGAAACTGTTATTAATGAAGTATCAAAAACATCCGCAGTATTTTCTTATAACAGACCAAGAATTGGAGAATCCGAGAATGACAGTCTGCCTCCAACCACCGAACATATCGTCAGTAATTTAAGAAAGATGCTTTCGGAAAATGGGCTCAATCCACCTTACTTATTAGTATCACATTCTTTTGGTGGTGCATATATAAGAAGTTTTGCGTCTTACTATCCAGATGAAATTGCCGGACTTATTTTTGTTGATCCAATCGATTTCACAAAAAAGAAAGGTGATGGAGATCTTCCATATTTGGAAATTGGATTAAAGCAACATCAAATCGATTCTATGTTTGCAAAACCTTACGATAATTTCATTAAAAAACTATATGCCGAAATGCCAAATTTTTATGTGGAAGAAGTAAAAATATCGAGGCAATTAACCAAAACTGAATTTGAAGAATGCAATCGTAATCCTTTACCGGATGTTCCTGTTCATTTTATCAAGGCTGGTGGATATCCCACAACTCCTGATGATAGGGGAGTAACAAGTTTTGATAAGGTGAAGTTGTTTAGAATTGATAACAATTTAAAGATGAAACGTTGGATGGCACTACTAGATCCATTGAAATATGGAAAGTTTTTTTATTGCTCTAACTCCGGACATTCTGTTCAAACTGATGATCCTGAAACAGTAATTTCAAGTATTAAACTGGCTCTGATTGATTACGACAGAATTCAAAAAGAAAAAGCAAACGACCATAAATAA
- a CDS encoding HEPN domain-containing protein: MNRSSFKRISKIRVGEAKKLLEENHFCGAYYLIGYSIECALKACISKQIKKYDFPDKKLVSESHTHDLEKLIKISGLITDFDKDRKNNSNLELNWTIVKDWSEASRYSDGFTENQALDLYNACTNRQNGILTWIKRRW, from the coding sequence ATGAATAGGTCATCTTTTAAAAGGATTTCGAAAATCCGAGTTGGGGAAGCTAAAAAACTTTTAGAGGAAAATCATTTTTGTGGTGCTTATTATTTAATTGGTTATTCAATTGAATGCGCTTTAAAAGCCTGCATATCCAAACAAATAAAGAAATATGATTTTCCCGATAAGAAATTAGTATCAGAATCACATACACATGATTTGGAAAAGTTAATTAAAATATCTGGTTTAATAACCGATTTTGATAAAGATAGAAAAAATAATTCTAACCTTGAACTCAACTGGACTATCGTAAAAGACTGGTCCGAAGCTTCAAGATATAGTGATGGATTTACAGAAAACCAAGCCCTCGATTTATATAATGCTTGTACAAATAGACAAAACGGAATATTAACATGGATTAAAAGAAGATGGTAA
- a CDS encoding YicC family protein produces the protein MISSMTGFGKSSIQKDGYCCDAEIKSVNSRYLEISLKLPKSLINREYEVRELIRNKIKRGKLIISLQLKKDGFENSKPVLNKDNLKFAIGFLKDVRKHSKIKDKITLGHLLSFQEIFFSETSEESEAEFILVQDALLLAIDELKEMRQKEGEELFKDISQRLISIQNSVSQVEEISKKNITEYFEKLKERARKILDNVVENSDRLDLELALLIDKSDITEECVRLNSHAKFFLETMHNEGDVGRRLNFLCQEINREANTIGSKALSTEISHSTVAIKEEIERIREQIQNIE, from the coding sequence ATGATCTCCAGTATGACTGGTTTTGGAAAGAGTTCAATTCAAAAAGATGGATATTGCTGCGACGCCGAAATTAAAAGTGTTAATAGCAGATATTTAGAAATTTCCCTTAAACTGCCTAAAAGCTTGATTAATAGGGAATATGAAGTACGCGAATTAATCAGGAATAAAATCAAAAGAGGTAAACTGATTATCAGTCTTCAACTTAAAAAGGATGGATTTGAAAACAGCAAACCAGTCCTAAATAAGGATAATCTTAAATTTGCAATTGGATTTCTTAAAGACGTTCGTAAACACTCAAAGATAAAAGATAAAATTACTCTTGGTCATCTTTTAAGTTTTCAGGAAATCTTTTTTTCTGAAACTTCAGAAGAATCTGAAGCAGAATTTATTTTGGTACAGGATGCTTTGCTGCTCGCTATTGATGAACTAAAGGAGATGAGGCAAAAGGAAGGAGAGGAATTATTCAAGGATATTTCACAAAGATTAATTAGCATTCAAAATTCTGTTAGCCAGGTAGAAGAAATAAGTAAGAAAAACATCACCGAATATTTTGAAAAGTTGAAAGAACGAGCAAGAAAAATTCTTGATAATGTTGTTGAAAATAGTGATCGGTTAGATCTGGAACTTGCTCTGCTTATAGATAAGTCCGATATTACTGAAGAATGCGTTCGATTAAACAGCCACGCAAAATTTTTTCTGGAAACAATGCATAACGAAGGTGATGTTGGTAGAAGATTAAATTTCCTTTGCCAGGAAATAAACAGGGAAGCAAACACGATTGGAAGCAAAGCATTATCAACAGAAATATCTCATTCAACTGTTGCCATAAAAGAAGAGATTGAGCGGATTAGAGAACAGATTCAAAACATCGAGTAG
- the gmk gene encoding guanylate kinase yields MNNSGGKIFAVSAPSGAGKSTIVKQILKTYPQIIFSVSATTRKKRNDEVDGREYFFISEDEFKKKIENDEFVEWEKFYDYYYGTLKSFINKNIQSGKSVIMEVDVNGALSIKKLYPDATLVFIAPPTFEELVNRLKNRNTETEEDLKKRIERAEMELSLKDKFDYFVINNHLETAILEVKRIIENKLKENIDAN; encoded by the coding sequence TTGAATAATAGTGGTGGAAAAATATTTGCAGTTTCTGCACCAAGCGGTGCCGGAAAATCCACGATTGTAAAGCAAATATTAAAGACATATCCGCAAATTATTTTTTCAGTATCAGCTACTACAAGAAAAAAAAGAAACGATGAGGTTGATGGCAGAGAGTATTTTTTTATTTCTGAAGATGAATTCAAAAAGAAAATTGAAAATGATGAATTTGTTGAATGGGAAAAATTTTACGATTATTACTATGGTACGTTAAAGAGTTTCATAAATAAAAACATACAATCAGGTAAATCTGTTATTATGGAAGTTGATGTTAATGGTGCTCTAAGCATTAAAAAACTTTATCCGGATGCCACTTTGGTTTTTATAGCACCTCCAACGTTTGAAGAGTTAGTTAATAGATTAAAAAACAGGAATACCGAAACAGAAGAAGATCTAAAGAAAAGAATTGAGCGCGCAGAAATGGAGTTGAGTCTTAAAGATAAATTTGATTATTTTGTAATCAACAACCATTTAGAAACAGCAATTTTAGAAGTAAAAAGAATAATTGAAAATAAATTAAAGGAGAATATAGATGCGAATTGA